The following proteins are co-located in the Rhodococcus opacus B4 genome:
- a CDS encoding M1 family metallopeptidase, whose amino-acid sequence MDEPVDPYLPQNGNRGYRVSRYELDLTYKVHSNRLTGKATITAVTTAVRSRFALDLAANLHVTKVTTNGSRNTKWLHRNGKLIVTPAQRIPAGGALVLTVQYGGSPKPIRSMWGEVGWEELSEGALVASQPNGAASWFPCDDHPSSKASYRIAITTDSPYYTVANGALVSKQTRASQTTWVYEQTEPMPSYLATIQIGPYERRSFASGSVPMFAVHPPRLRASFDVDFGRQPQMMDVFSRLFGPYPFADYTVVVTDDELEIPLEAQGLSIFGANHCTGRRWAERLVAHELAHQWFGNSLTLGQWRDIWLHEGFACYAEWIWSENSGGRTAHQLALQAHQGLARKPQDLVIADPGPQLMFDDRVYKRGALTLHALRRRLGDDKFFALLREWTLAHRHSTVTSEQFTDLATHYTDEPLRRLWDSWLGEKILPPM is encoded by the coding sequence ATGGACGAGCCGGTCGACCCGTACCTCCCCCAGAACGGCAACCGCGGATACCGGGTGTCCCGGTACGAACTCGACCTCACCTACAAGGTCCACAGCAACCGGCTGACGGGCAAGGCCACGATCACCGCGGTCACGACCGCCGTCCGCTCCCGGTTCGCCCTGGACCTGGCGGCCAATCTGCACGTCACGAAGGTCACGACCAACGGCTCCCGCAACACGAAGTGGCTGCACCGCAACGGCAAGCTGATCGTCACGCCCGCGCAGAGAATCCCCGCGGGCGGTGCCCTCGTGCTCACCGTCCAGTACGGGGGTTCACCGAAACCGATCCGCAGCATGTGGGGTGAGGTCGGGTGGGAGGAATTGTCGGAGGGTGCACTCGTCGCCAGTCAGCCCAACGGGGCGGCCTCCTGGTTCCCGTGCGACGACCATCCGAGTTCGAAGGCCAGTTACCGCATCGCGATCACGACCGATTCGCCGTACTACACCGTCGCCAACGGGGCGCTGGTCAGCAAGCAGACCCGGGCCAGTCAGACGACGTGGGTGTACGAGCAGACCGAGCCGATGCCGAGTTACCTCGCCACCATCCAGATCGGACCGTACGAACGCCGGAGCTTCGCGTCGGGGAGTGTTCCGATGTTCGCCGTCCACCCACCGCGACTGCGGGCGTCGTTCGATGTGGACTTCGGCCGGCAGCCGCAGATGATGGACGTGTTCTCCCGGTTGTTCGGCCCGTACCCGTTCGCCGACTACACGGTGGTCGTGACGGACGACGAGTTGGAGATCCCGCTCGAGGCGCAGGGACTGTCGATCTTCGGAGCCAACCATTGCACCGGCAGGCGCTGGGCCGAACGTCTCGTGGCGCACGAACTCGCCCACCAGTGGTTCGGCAACAGCCTGACGCTCGGCCAGTGGCGGGACATCTGGTTGCACGAAGGCTTCGCCTGTTACGCCGAGTGGATCTGGTCGGAGAATTCCGGCGGACGTACGGCGCACCAACTCGCCCTTCAGGCGCATCAGGGCCTGGCCCGCAAACCGCAGGACCTGGTGATCGCCGATCCGGGACCGCAGTTGATGTTCGACGACCGCGTCTACAAGCGCGGCGCGCTCACACTCCATGCTCTGCGGCGCCGGCTCGGCGACGACAAGTTCTTCGCGTTGCTCCGTGAGTGGACCCTGGCCCACCGCCACTCCACCGTCACGAGCGAACAGTTCACCGACCTGGCCACCCACTACACCGACGAGCCGCTCCGCAGGCTGTGGGATTCCTGGCTCGGCGAGAAGATCCTGCCGCCGATGTGA
- a CDS encoding Pls/PosA family non-ribosomal peptide synthetase yields MSLQSPTDSDLSLRIPRKFLRRQFAPAPRTLVDIVFATAEANPEAPAIDDGSTSLTYQELLEEIQQTAKVLAESGVGAGDRVGIRMPSGSCSLYVAILSTLAVGAAYVPVDADDPEERAELVFGEAQVRCVVTGSGIIAGTAPARAESPAARPPTVDDDAWIIFTSGSTGTPKGVAVNHRNAAAFVDAEARMFLQEDPIRPGDRVLAGLSVAFDASCEEMWLAWRHGACLVPAPRSLVRSGMDLGPWLVARDVSIVSTVPTLASLWPAEALEAVRLLIFGGEACPPELAERLAVDGREVWNTYGPTEATVVACGALMDGRSPVSIGLPLDGWDLAVVDAAGEPVPEGEVGELVIGGVGLARYLDPVKDAEKYAPMPTLGWDRAYRSGDLVRLDRRGLLFQGRADDQVKLGGRRIELGEVDNALQNLPGVGGAAAAVRRTGAGHQILVGYLASTNPDFDLKAAHTTLTGQLPAALVPRLVLVDELPTRTSGKVDRNALPWPPPGVDDAAEKLGLEGTPAWVAELWASILGAEITGPDNDFFELGGGSLSAAQLVTALRERFPEVTVAQLYDHPRLGSLAEYLDELAPIDAAEPRIVTPTPRRSQLAQIAATVPLTTLTGLQWVTWLAIANNVLSWFTAVPWAPTVSWWWILLAFFAFISPVGRMAISVLGARILLRGLEPGTYPRGGSEHLRLWVALRLTEASGAANLSGAPWMLYYARALGATVGRGVDLHTLPPVTGMLELGDGCSVEPEVDLSGHWVDGDVVHIGGIKIGPGASVGARSTLLPGAVIGRNAEVEAGSAVFGRVKANQHWAGSPAVKVGKAVHPWPEETPRRASYWVPAFGATSMLIAGLPIFALLAGILVIGWWIRDAGTLGSAALQSAVILPVATLVSLVVFAALTIVSVRLLSIGLHEGYHPVRSRIGWQVWATERLMDSARTFLFPLYASLLTPGWLRLLGARIGKNVEASTVLMLPKFTTVADGAFLADDTMIASYELGGGWMHIEHAKVGKRAFLGNSGMTGPGRRVPKNGLVAVLSATPSKAKSGSSWLGSPPVRLRRAPGDTDASRTFRPPFRLKVARAVVETCRLLPVMVTFGIGLGVLFALEMMADRVGFWLAALASGVVLLVAGAAAGLISVVAKWLVVGRIGKIEHPLWSSFVWRNEVSDAFVETVAAPWFARAATGTAVLNVWLRGLGATIGKGVWCETYWLPEADLVTLGDGATVERGCVVQTHLFHDRIMSMDTVILGAGATLGPHCVALPAARIGEGGTVGPASLVMRGDTVPPSTRWQGNPIAPWPAT; encoded by the coding sequence TTGTCTCTCCAGTCACCGACGGATTCGGACCTGTCGCTCCGTATACCCCGGAAATTCCTCCGCCGTCAATTCGCACCGGCGCCGCGCACCCTCGTCGACATCGTGTTCGCGACAGCCGAGGCGAACCCCGAAGCCCCCGCAATCGACGACGGCTCCACATCGCTGACGTACCAGGAATTGCTCGAGGAGATCCAGCAGACCGCGAAGGTCCTGGCCGAATCGGGAGTCGGGGCCGGCGATCGCGTCGGTATCCGCATGCCGTCCGGGTCGTGCTCCCTGTACGTCGCCATCCTGTCGACCCTCGCCGTCGGCGCCGCCTACGTGCCGGTCGACGCGGACGATCCCGAGGAACGCGCCGAACTCGTGTTCGGCGAGGCGCAGGTCCGGTGCGTGGTGACCGGTTCCGGGATCATCGCCGGCACCGCACCGGCCAGGGCCGAATCACCTGCCGCCCGCCCACCGACCGTCGACGACGACGCCTGGATCATCTTCACTTCCGGTTCCACCGGCACCCCCAAGGGTGTCGCGGTGAATCACCGCAACGCAGCCGCGTTCGTGGACGCCGAGGCCCGGATGTTCCTGCAGGAAGACCCGATCCGGCCCGGCGACCGGGTGCTCGCCGGACTGTCCGTGGCGTTCGACGCGTCCTGCGAGGAGATGTGGCTGGCGTGGCGTCACGGCGCCTGCCTCGTTCCCGCACCCCGGTCGCTGGTGCGCAGTGGCATGGATCTCGGACCGTGGCTCGTTGCACGCGACGTCAGCATCGTCTCGACGGTGCCGACCCTGGCGTCGCTGTGGCCCGCCGAGGCCCTCGAGGCCGTGCGCCTGCTGATCTTCGGTGGCGAGGCGTGCCCGCCCGAACTGGCCGAACGCCTCGCGGTCGACGGCCGCGAGGTGTGGAACACGTACGGCCCCACCGAGGCGACCGTCGTGGCCTGTGGCGCCCTGATGGACGGCCGGAGCCCGGTCAGCATCGGTCTCCCGCTGGACGGCTGGGATCTCGCCGTCGTCGATGCAGCGGGCGAACCCGTGCCCGAGGGCGAGGTCGGCGAACTGGTCATCGGCGGTGTCGGCCTGGCCCGGTACCTCGATCCGGTGAAGGACGCCGAGAAGTACGCGCCGATGCCGACGCTCGGCTGGGATCGGGCGTACCGCAGCGGCGACCTGGTGCGCCTCGACCGCCGCGGGCTGCTGTTCCAGGGCCGCGCGGACGACCAGGTGAAGCTCGGCGGCAGGCGAATCGAGCTGGGCGAGGTCGACAACGCGTTGCAGAACCTCCCCGGTGTCGGCGGCGCCGCGGCGGCCGTGCGCCGGACCGGTGCCGGTCACCAGATCCTCGTCGGCTACCTGGCCAGCACCAACCCCGACTTCGACCTCAAGGCCGCGCACACCACACTCACCGGGCAGCTCCCGGCTGCGCTGGTTCCGCGGCTGGTGCTGGTCGACGAACTCCCCACCCGCACGTCGGGCAAGGTCGACCGGAACGCCCTTCCCTGGCCGCCGCCGGGTGTCGACGACGCCGCGGAGAAGCTGGGCCTCGAGGGCACCCCGGCCTGGGTCGCCGAATTGTGGGCGTCGATTCTCGGCGCCGAGATCACCGGGCCCGACAACGACTTCTTCGAACTCGGCGGCGGATCCCTCTCCGCCGCCCAGCTGGTCACGGCGCTGCGTGAACGGTTCCCCGAAGTGACGGTCGCGCAACTCTACGACCATCCGCGGCTCGGTTCACTCGCCGAATACCTCGACGAACTGGCGCCGATCGACGCCGCCGAACCCCGCATCGTCACCCCGACTCCGCGGCGAAGCCAGCTCGCGCAGATCGCGGCCACCGTTCCGCTCACCACGCTCACCGGGTTGCAATGGGTCACATGGCTGGCGATCGCGAACAACGTCCTCTCGTGGTTCACGGCCGTGCCGTGGGCGCCCACGGTGTCGTGGTGGTGGATTCTGCTCGCGTTCTTCGCGTTCATCAGCCCGGTCGGGCGGATGGCGATCTCGGTGCTCGGCGCACGGATTCTGCTGCGCGGACTCGAGCCCGGAACATATCCCCGCGGGGGCAGCGAACACCTGCGACTGTGGGTGGCACTGCGCCTCACCGAGGCCAGCGGCGCCGCGAACCTGTCCGGCGCGCCGTGGATGCTCTACTACGCGCGGGCGCTCGGGGCCACCGTCGGCCGGGGCGTCGACCTGCACACGTTGCCCCCGGTCACGGGCATGCTCGAACTCGGCGACGGCTGCTCGGTGGAACCGGAGGTCGACCTGTCCGGGCACTGGGTCGACGGGGACGTCGTCCACATCGGTGGGATCAAGATCGGTCCCGGTGCGTCGGTGGGTGCGCGATCGACACTGCTGCCGGGTGCCGTCATCGGGCGTAACGCCGAAGTCGAGGCCGGTTCGGCCGTGTTCGGACGCGTCAAGGCCAATCAGCACTGGGCCGGTTCGCCCGCGGTAAAGGTGGGCAAGGCCGTCCACCCGTGGCCCGAGGAGACCCCCCGGCGCGCGTCGTACTGGGTTCCCGCGTTCGGCGCGACGTCGATGCTCATCGCCGGTCTGCCGATCTTCGCGCTCCTCGCCGGGATCTTGGTGATCGGGTGGTGGATCCGCGACGCGGGCACGCTCGGGTCCGCGGCGCTCCAGTCCGCGGTGATCCTTCCCGTCGCGACGCTCGTCAGCCTCGTCGTGTTCGCCGCCCTCACGATCGTGTCCGTCCGGCTGCTGTCGATCGGACTGCACGAGGGGTATCACCCGGTCCGCAGTCGCATCGGCTGGCAGGTGTGGGCCACCGAACGGCTCATGGACTCCGCCCGCACGTTCCTGTTCCCGCTGTACGCGAGCCTGCTGACACCGGGATGGCTGCGGTTGCTCGGCGCCCGGATCGGCAAGAACGTGGAAGCGTCGACCGTCCTCATGCTGCCGAAGTTCACCACCGTGGCGGACGGCGCGTTTCTCGCCGACGACACGATGATCGCGAGTTACGAACTCGGTGGCGGCTGGATGCACATCGAACACGCCAAGGTCGGCAAGCGCGCCTTCCTCGGCAACTCCGGGATGACGGGCCCCGGCCGGCGGGTCCCCAAGAACGGGCTCGTCGCGGTGCTCTCGGCCACGCCGTCGAAGGCGAAATCCGGTTCCTCCTGGCTGGGCAGTCCCCCCGTCCGCCTCCGCCGGGCGCCCGGCGACACCGACGCCTCCCGCACGTTCCGTCCGCCGTTCCGGCTCAAAGTCGCTCGTGCCGTCGTCGAGACGTGCCGGCTCCTTCCCGTGATGGTGACGTTCGGGATCGGGCTCGGCGTGCTGTTCGCGCTGGAGATGATGGCCGACCGCGTCGGTTTCTGGCTCGCCGCGCTGGCCAGCGGGGTCGTGCTCCTCGTCGCGGGTGCGGCCGCCGGACTGATCTCCGTGGTCGCGAAATGGCTGGTGGTGGGTCGGATCGGGAAGATCGAACACCCGCTGTGGAGTTCGTTCGTGTGGCGGAACGAGGTGTCGGACGCGTTCGTGGAGACCGTCGCCGCGCCCTGGTTCGCCCGGGCTGCCACCGGCACCGCCGTGCTGAACGTCTGGTTGCGGGGACTCGGCGCCACCATCGGCAAGGGTGTGTGGTGTGAAACCTATTGGCTCCCCGAGGCCGATCTCGTGACGCTGGGCGACGGGGCAACCGTGGAACGGGGGTGCGTGGTGCAGACTCACCTGTTCCATGATCGGATCATGTCCATGGACACCGTCATCCTCGGAGCCGGAGCCACCCTCGGTCCGCATTGTGTCGCGCTGCCCGCCGCCCGGATCGGCGAAGGCGGCACGGTCGGGCCGGCCTCCCTCGTCATGCGCGGCGACACCGTGCCGCCGTCCACCCGGTGGCAGGGGAACCCGATCGCCCCCTGGCCGGCCACGTGA
- a CDS encoding YciI family protein: protein MFYLALLADEKNATEWAPDSPEFAVAVARHEAFTERAGSAIVGGAALYPSAEAATIRNADGRALITDGPFAETAEVVGGFYVLVGTDLDEVLEIARHIPEAIVELWPMFEWMPVTDQNGCWLALLREPVAAAVAPGTPQWDEGMAEHEKFGRLAGAAVRGGGALYPPDSATTIRVRGGELLLTDGPFAETAEVANGLYVLAADDRESAIALSAKIPVSPKGCIELRQIVDYAE, encoded by the coding sequence ATGTTCTACCTGGCATTGCTGGCGGACGAGAAGAACGCCACCGAATGGGCACCGGACAGTCCGGAGTTCGCGGTGGCCGTTGCGCGCCACGAGGCGTTCACGGAGAGGGCGGGCTCCGCGATCGTCGGGGGTGCTGCCCTGTATCCGAGCGCGGAGGCGGCGACCATCCGGAACGCGGACGGCCGCGCGCTGATCACGGACGGCCCGTTCGCGGAGACCGCGGAGGTGGTCGGCGGTTTCTACGTCCTCGTGGGAACGGACCTGGACGAGGTGCTGGAGATCGCGCGGCACATCCCCGAGGCGATCGTCGAGTTGTGGCCGATGTTCGAGTGGATGCCCGTGACCGATCAGAATGGCTGCTGGCTCGCGCTGCTCCGCGAACCGGTGGCGGCGGCCGTGGCGCCGGGCACACCCCAGTGGGACGAGGGAATGGCCGAGCACGAGAAGTTCGGTCGGCTCGCCGGAGCTGCGGTGCGTGGCGGCGGAGCCCTGTATCCGCCGGACTCCGCGACGACGATCCGCGTCCGGGGCGGGGAACTTCTCCTCACCGACGGTCCCTTCGCCGAGACCGCCGAGGTCGCGAACGGTCTGTACGTGCTCGCCGCCGACGACCGGGAGAGTGCGATCGCGCTGTCGGCGAAGATCCCGGTGTCGCCGAAGGGCTGCATCGAACTCCGGCAGATCGTCGACTACGCCGAGTAA
- a CDS encoding RNA polymerase sigma factor: MDGDTLSRVFREESGRALATVARMVGDLALAEDAVQEAFAEAIRSWPDSGLPNNPGAWITTVARNRALDRLRRESLRGDKEHDAARLVPPPDVAEVWPVRDDQLRLMFTCCHPALSPESQVALTLRLVAGLRPAEIARMLLAPEPTVSQRLTRAKSKIRTAGIPFRVPPDHLLPERTPQVLACIYLVFTEGYSATSGDTAIRDELCEEGLRLGRLLCELMPDEGEAWALTALMLFHDSRRSQRTDDAGDLVPLEDQDRGRWDGAKIAEGVVCLRAARRRGGGPYGAQATIAAAHATAPNWAATDWDAVVAGYDELAAYGDSPMVRLNRAVAVSFRDGPDAGLAEVDALAGEPRLTRTHTLHATRADLLRGAGRPAEASVEYRAAIGLAANEPTRRFLARRLAEADGARQIRPRG; this comes from the coding sequence ATGGACGGCGACACACTGAGCCGCGTCTTCCGGGAGGAGTCCGGGCGGGCGCTGGCCACCGTGGCGCGGATGGTCGGCGACCTGGCCCTCGCGGAAGACGCGGTGCAGGAGGCGTTCGCCGAGGCGATCCGCAGCTGGCCGGATTCGGGTCTGCCGAACAACCCGGGGGCCTGGATCACGACCGTCGCCCGCAACCGGGCGCTGGACCGGTTGCGGCGGGAGTCGTTGCGCGGCGACAAGGAGCACGACGCGGCGCGGCTCGTTCCGCCTCCGGACGTGGCAGAGGTGTGGCCGGTGCGTGACGACCAGTTGCGGCTCATGTTCACGTGCTGCCACCCCGCGCTGTCCCCGGAGTCGCAGGTGGCGTTGACGCTCCGGCTGGTGGCCGGACTGCGGCCCGCGGAGATCGCCCGGATGCTTCTCGCCCCGGAACCGACCGTGTCCCAGCGGCTCACCCGCGCCAAGTCGAAGATCCGGACAGCAGGCATCCCCTTCCGGGTTCCGCCCGACCATCTGCTCCCCGAGCGCACCCCGCAGGTGCTCGCCTGCATCTACCTGGTGTTCACCGAGGGGTATTCGGCCACGTCCGGTGACACCGCGATCCGGGACGAACTCTGCGAGGAGGGGCTGCGGCTCGGCCGGTTGCTGTGCGAACTGATGCCGGACGAGGGCGAGGCGTGGGCGCTGACGGCGCTCATGCTGTTCCACGACAGCAGGCGGTCCCAGCGCACCGACGACGCCGGCGATCTCGTTCCCCTCGAGGACCAGGACCGCGGGAGGTGGGACGGGGCGAAGATCGCGGAAGGTGTCGTGTGCCTGCGGGCGGCCCGGCGCCGGGGAGGCGGTCCGTACGGCGCGCAGGCCACGATCGCCGCCGCCCACGCGACGGCGCCGAACTGGGCGGCCACCGACTGGGATGCCGTCGTCGCCGGATACGACGAACTCGCCGCGTACGGCGACTCGCCCATGGTCCGGCTCAATCGCGCGGTCGCAGTGAGTTTCCGGGACGGCCCCGACGCCGGGCTCGCCGAGGTGGACGCGCTCGCCGGGGAGCCGAGGCTGACGCGAACGCACACCCTGCACGCCACCCGCGCCGACCTGCTGCGCGGAGCGGGCAGGCCGGCGGAGGCGAGCGTGGAATACCGCGCCGCGATCGGACTGGCGGCGAACGAACCCACCCGGCGTTTCCTCGCCAGGCGACTGGCGGAAGCGGACGGTGCCCGTCAGATCCGTCCGCGAGGCTGA
- a CDS encoding agmatine deiminase family protein, translating into MTWRMPSETEPQERVWMAFPPLGASMTATADDAHEARTAWTAVAHAIADFEPVTMVVDPADRDVAWQYLARDIDVVEAPLDDAWMRDIGPTFVLDEEDRLGAVDWTFNGWGQQEWATWEHDRSIGAAVTRWSGARPVPSSMVNEGGGIQVDGHGTVLVTETVQLDPLRNPDLDAADVEAELARTIGAEHVVWLPRGLTRDSEKFGTKGHVDIVAALPAPGVVLVHCQRDPSHPDHEVTAEILKVLSDSRDRSGAPWRIVEVPAPTVLRDEEGWVDYSYINHLVVNGGVIACGFNDPHDALARDILSSVYPGRRVVTVDARQIFARGGGIHCITQHQPRGRI; encoded by the coding sequence ATGACCTGGCGGATGCCCAGCGAGACCGAACCGCAGGAACGGGTGTGGATGGCGTTCCCGCCCCTCGGTGCGTCGATGACTGCGACAGCGGACGACGCGCACGAGGCGCGGACCGCGTGGACGGCCGTCGCGCACGCGATCGCCGACTTCGAACCGGTCACCATGGTCGTCGATCCGGCGGACCGGGACGTCGCCTGGCAGTACCTCGCCCGCGACATCGACGTGGTCGAGGCTCCCCTCGACGACGCCTGGATGCGCGACATCGGTCCCACGTTCGTCCTCGACGAGGAGGACCGCCTCGGCGCCGTCGACTGGACGTTCAACGGCTGGGGACAACAGGAGTGGGCCACCTGGGAGCACGACCGGTCGATCGGCGCGGCCGTCACCCGGTGGTCCGGGGCCCGGCCGGTCCCGTCGTCGATGGTCAACGAGGGCGGCGGCATTCAGGTGGACGGCCACGGAACCGTGCTCGTCACCGAGACCGTGCAACTCGACCCGCTGCGCAACCCCGACCTGGACGCGGCGGATGTCGAGGCGGAGCTCGCGCGCACGATCGGCGCCGAGCACGTCGTCTGGCTGCCGCGCGGCCTGACGCGGGATTCCGAGAAGTTCGGCACCAAGGGGCACGTCGACATCGTCGCGGCCCTTCCCGCGCCGGGGGTTGTCCTGGTGCACTGCCAGCGCGACCCGTCGCACCCCGACCACGAGGTGACCGCCGAGATCCTGAAGGTGCTGTCGGACAGCCGTGACCGGTCCGGTGCGCCGTGGCGGATCGTCGAGGTGCCCGCGCCGACGGTCCTGCGCGACGAGGAAGGGTGGGTCGACTACAGCTACATCAATCATCTCGTCGTCAACGGCGGGGTCATCGCGTGCGGCTTCAACGACCCGCACGATGCCCTCGCTCGCGACATCCTGTCGAGCGTCTATCCCGGTCGCCGCGTCGTCACCGTCGACGCCCGGCAGATCTTCGCGCGGGGCGGCGGCATCCACTGCATCACCCAGCATCAGCCTCGCGGACGGATCTGA
- a CDS encoding nitrilase-related carbon-nitrogen hydrolase, with the protein MTIRTITALPAPSSPARSTASARTPLRVGLVQHRWQADPDALRTGLTDAIGEAAALGAAVVFLPELTLSKYPADVRATGTPGRDAEDLTTGPTYSFAAAAAARHQVCVHASLYEKADGPDGLGFNTAILVAPSGELLSRTRKLHIPVSAGYYEDTYFRGGPADDAYPVYRPAELGGAALGLPTCWDEWFPEVSRMYSLGGAEILVYPTAIGSEPSFPAFDTQPIWRHVIVGNGITSGTFMVVPNRCGNEGGIDFYGSSFISDPYGRVLVSAPRDEEAVLVADLDLDQRKDWLDLFPFLTTRRPDTYTRLTDPVDHEHPYGLPTTVSAAETRS; encoded by the coding sequence ATGACCATTCGCACGATCACCGCGCTGCCCGCCCCCTCCTCCCCCGCACGTTCCACGGCGTCCGCCCGCACTCCGCTGCGGGTCGGGTTGGTGCAGCACCGCTGGCAGGCCGACCCGGACGCACTGCGCACCGGGTTGACCGACGCGATCGGCGAAGCGGCGGCCCTCGGCGCTGCGGTGGTGTTCCTGCCGGAACTCACGCTGTCGAAGTACCCCGCCGACGTCCGCGCGACCGGGACACCCGGGCGCGACGCCGAGGACCTGACGACCGGGCCCACGTACAGTTTCGCTGCCGCCGCCGCGGCCCGGCACCAGGTCTGCGTCCACGCCTCGCTGTACGAGAAGGCCGACGGCCCGGACGGTCTCGGTTTCAACACCGCCATCCTCGTGGCCCCGTCCGGTGAGCTGCTCTCCCGGACCCGCAAGCTGCACATCCCGGTCAGCGCCGGATACTACGAGGACACCTACTTCCGCGGCGGTCCCGCCGACGACGCCTACCCCGTCTACCGGCCGGCCGAACTGGGCGGAGCTGCCCTCGGGCTGCCGACGTGCTGGGACGAATGGTTCCCCGAGGTGTCCCGCATGTACTCGCTCGGCGGCGCGGAAATCCTCGTCTACCCCACCGCGATCGGGTCGGAGCCGAGCTTCCCCGCGTTCGACACCCAGCCGATCTGGCGGCACGTGATCGTCGGAAACGGCATCACCAGTGGCACATTCATGGTGGTCCCGAACCGCTGCGGCAACGAGGGCGGCATCGACTTCTACGGTTCCTCGTTCATCTCCGACCCCTACGGCCGCGTGCTGGTGTCCGCTCCCCGCGACGAGGAGGCGGTCCTGGTCGCCGATCTCGACCTGGATCAGCGCAAGGACTGGCTCGACCTCTTCCCGTTCCTGACCACCCGCAGGCCGGACACGTACACCCGGCTGACGGATCCCGTGGACCACGAGCACCCCTACGGACTCCCGACGACCGTATCGGCCGCGGAGACCCGGTCATGA
- a CDS encoding TetR/AcrR family transcriptional regulator, producing MSERRDAILKASATAIARRGIRGLRVNDVAEVAGVSPGLLYYHFKDRIGLLEAALNYINDRARAYRSEGERSSDSARDRLTRSLLGEIQDRPEVVENSLAWNELRASAVYEEALREPLARTTAAWVAEIADAIAQAQAGGEISSSLDPRRTAVTMTALVEGLSGRWLCEEITTEDAHSHLLGAIDVVMSEPTHQSDPTHHISDTPITSRPKE from the coding sequence ATGAGCGAGCGACGCGATGCGATTCTGAAGGCCAGCGCAACGGCCATCGCCCGACGCGGTATCCGCGGGCTGCGCGTCAACGACGTCGCGGAGGTCGCGGGAGTGTCGCCGGGACTGCTGTACTACCACTTCAAGGATCGCATCGGACTCCTCGAGGCCGCCCTGAACTACATCAACGACCGTGCCCGCGCCTACCGCAGCGAAGGTGAGCGGTCCTCGGACTCCGCCCGCGACCGGCTCACCCGCTCGCTCCTCGGCGAGATCCAGGACCGACCGGAGGTCGTGGAGAACTCGTTGGCCTGGAACGAGTTACGCGCCTCCGCCGTGTACGAGGAGGCGCTGCGGGAACCGCTCGCCCGCACCACCGCGGCGTGGGTTGCGGAGATCGCCGACGCGATCGCACAGGCGCAGGCCGGCGGCGAGATCTCCTCGTCGCTCGACCCTCGGCGCACCGCGGTCACGATGACCGCCCTCGTCGAGGGGCTGTCCGGACGGTGGCTCTGCGAGGAGATCACCACCGAGGACGCCCACTCCCATCTGCTCGGCGCGATCGACGTCGTGATGTCCGAGCCCACTCACCAGTCCGATCCGACCCACCACATTTCCGACACCCCCATCACATCCAGACCGAAGGAATAA